One window of the Xiphophorus hellerii strain 12219 chromosome 15, Xiphophorus_hellerii-4.1, whole genome shotgun sequence genome contains the following:
- the taf1a gene encoding TATA box-binding protein-associated factor RNA polymerase I subunit A — METLDEYLGPPVVLEDESDSSDCSSRKRHKSKLPLAKPLCVETRVESGFRKTCRICLEHVREAMLHHRWQEAAEYMASYTQILEDRNKIKAQPNKELVWRISTEILHHLPNATVKDYNIIYERMKHSGVKHYLMICLEHSFHLMLHGDIQTAKHQLSIAESWRHGKESVSQLPRIKLIQAYRSLLDYIMWCDKKSTLSKNNSFESDNQGMHTFFRLASTNLQDILKNPGVWDPFILCYVEMLEYYGDNEEAQKVLNDYAYDNNFPPNPNAHVYLYQFLKRHDAPDKKLMKVLKHLHLLVPSHELMLAYSCLLLQSEKQSHTQKALGVLLEMLDFQCWRSNLDVWKCLHAVIHQLLQQEEWVTSVQGQMALRNDWWPALHFTSFHAKKDLEENSELFKVKASLAEILCPGRPLRYTAETQMLTS, encoded by the exons ATGGAAACCTTAGACGAATATTTGGGCCCTCCTGTGGTCCTGGAGGATGAAAGCGACTCCTCAGACTGCAGCTccagaaaaagacacaaatcaAAACTCCCACTGGCCAAACCTTTGTGTGTAG AGACACGCGTTGAAAGTGGCTTTCGCAAGACGTGCAGGATTTGTCTTGAGCACGTCCGAGAAGCAATGCTGCACCACAGATGGCAGGAGGCTGCAGAGTACATGGCCAGTTACACCCAGATATTAgaggacagaaataaaatcaaggCACAGCCAAATAAAGAG CTTGTTTGGAGAATCAGCACCGAGATCCTTCATCATCTCCCCAACGCAACAGTGAAAGACTACAACATCATATATGAACGAATGAAACACTCAGGAGTTAAACATTATCTGATG ATTTGCCTGGAACATTCTTTCCACCTGATGCTCCACGGCGACATCCAAACTGCAAAGCATCAGCTCTCCATCGCTGAGAGCTGGAGGCACGGGAAAGAGTCGGTTTCTCAGCTTCCTCGCATTAAACTGATCCAGGCCTACAGGAGTTTGCTGGATTACATAATGTGGTGTGACAAAAAGTCAACACTCTCCAAAAACA ACTCTTTTGAATCAGACAACCAAGGAATGCACACCTTCTTCAGACTTGCCTCTACAAATCTtcaagacattttgaaaaatccaGGAGTTTGGGATCCCTTCATTCTTTGTTATGTTGAG ATGCTGGAGTATTATGGAGACAACGAAGAGGCTCAGAAAGTCCTGAACGACTACGCGTACGACAACAACTTTCCCCCAAATCCCAACGCGCATGTCTACCTGTACCAGTTCTTAAAGCGACACGATGCTCCTGACAAAAAGCTGATGAAAGTGTTGAAG cACCTGCATCTGTTAGTGCCAAGCCATGAACTGATGTTGGCCTACAGCTGCCTCTTGCTTCAGTCAG agaaacaaagtcatACCCAGAAGGCTTTAGGAGTCCTCCTTGAGATGCTCGACTTCCAATGCTGGAGGAGCAACCTGGACGTTTGGAAGTGTTTACATGCCGTCATTCACCAACTGCTGCAACA GGAAGAATGGGTGACTTCAGTCCAGGGGCAGATGGCTTTAAGGAACGACTGGTGGCCCGCTCTGCATTTCACGAGCTTCCATGCAAAGAAAGACTTGGAGGAGAACAGCGAGCTTTTCAAGGTGAAGGCATCACTGGCAGAAATCCTCTGTCCAG GTCGACCTTTGCGGTACACTGCTGAGACACAGATGCTGACCAGTTAA